In Chanodichthys erythropterus isolate Z2021 chromosome 9, ASM2448905v1, whole genome shotgun sequence, a genomic segment contains:
- the pcsk1nl gene encoding proprotein convertase subtilisin/kexin type 1 inhibitor, like — protein MSGLLTSSFLLFLSLTLFQIPAPEAKPLSAMRGGGRSFDSQAGGVRLRRDLRDSVPYEAQMMSYPAADFKSRGNDLYYQPEVLRAQGLGQALQRLVENDQRREQEAAYLASMLRLLNEAQNNRQGKPEEDEEDEGDFQGPYPPDYDETEQAVSMAKPQGLLDPQLTQALLNRYKQERLMQAGLAPTNNRIPEREQDKDQEMLRYLVEKILSSLASAGNQGGPSNQRAKRDLSAVASMERSAGPVLKRSRRSLDSAPAPSPQVEASLLRVKRLDDDDDDGIAGQSNRTPHVGLQRMKRIDTDLPPPKKTSRRRRALTYDPALIAQHILQYLPA, from the exons ATGTCGGGCCTACTGACCAGCTCTTTTCTGCTTTTCCTCTCTCTGACGCTGTTCCAGATCCCCGCACCAGAGGCAAAG CCTCTCTCAGCCATGCGTGGCGGCGGTCGCAGCTTTGACAGCCAGGCAGGTGGAGTGCGTCTCCGAAGAGACCTGCGTGACTCAGTGCCCTACGAGGCCCAGATGATGTCTTATCCCGCTGCTGACTTCAAGAGTCGGGGCAATGATCTGTACTACCAACCAGAGGTCTTGAGGGCTCAAGGTCTTGGACAAGCCCTCCAGCGACTGGTGGAGAACGATCAGAGGCGGGAACAGGAAGCAGCTTATCTGGCATCAATGCTGCGTCTCCTTAATGAAGCACAGAATAACAGACAGGGCAAACCAGAGGAAGATGAGGAGGATGAGGGTGATTTCCAGGGACCCTACCCTCCGGACTACGATGAGACAGAGCAGGCTGTGAGCATGGCCAAGCCCCAGGGCCTTCTGGATCCTCAGCTTACTCAGGCTCTACTCAACCGCTACAAGCAGGAGAGACTGATGCAGGCTGGACTCGCTCCGACAAACAACAGGATTCCAGAGAGAGAGCAGGACAAAGACCAAGAGATGCTCAG GTACCTTGTTGAGAAAATCCTCTCCAGCTTGGCTTCGGCTGGCAATCAGGGAGGCCCTTCAAACCAGCGTGCTAAACGGGACCTGAGCGCCGTGGCCAGCATGGAGCGATCCGCAGGACCCGTCCTAAAACGCTCCCGTCGCTCCCTAGACTCCGCCCCTGCCCCCTCCCCCCAGGTGGAGGCATCGCTGCTGAGGGTGAAAAGACTCGACGACGACGACGACGACGGCATCGCAGGTCAGAGCAACAGAACGCCACACGTCGGCCTGCAGAGAATGAAGCGCATAGACACTGACCTGCCGCCCCCCAAAAAAACCAGCCGCAGGCGCAGAGCCCTGACCTATGACCCCGCCCTGATCGCACAGCACATCCTGCAGTACCTGCCAGCCTAA
- the lhfpl4b gene encoding LHFPL tetraspan subfamily member 3 protein, protein MCKEDGCNQRGPVFNVAHPAVIPPGARGGEESFHSVPVVRGRDLEAARAERTEIITPAVSSMQHHSSEVARLYQTEFIRSARAVGVLWAICTLCFAVIEVVILIQPSWVGTRELHYRGGGPAPPTGTLGLFEVCVETDWPVPDCRGSLHTLTPLPAFQSPAVLVCMSLTMVWASVGCLCLFRFCNAATVYKICAWLQLTAGFCLALACVLFPDSWACAEMRALCGERVSSFSPGNCSVHWAYILAMLGVLDAGILSMLAFVLGNRQDALLPEDAKDGDVTGLLLAA, encoded by the exons ATGTGCAAGGAAGATGGTTGCAACCAGCGTGGGCCTGTTTTTAATGTCGCACATCCTGCCGTGATCCCACCGGGAGCAAGAGGAGGAGAAGAATCATTCCATTCAG TTCCTGTTGTGAGAGGAAGAGACCTGGAAGCAGCCAGAGCAGAGAG AACAGAAATTATTACTCCAGCTGTCTCCAGCATGCAGCATCACTCATCTGAGGTGGCCCGTCTGTATCAGACCGAGTTCATCCGGAGCGCCCGGGCGGTGGGCGTGCTGTGGGCCATCTGCACACTCTGCTTTGCTGTTATCGAGGTGGTCATTCTCATCCAGCCATCCTGGGTGGGTACACGAGAGCTTCACTACCGTGGAGGGGGACCGGCCCCTCCGACTGGGACACTCGGCCTCTTTGAAGTCTGCGTGGAGACTGATTGGCCCGTCCCAGACTGCCGGGGGTCTCTTCATACCCTGACCCCACTCCCTGCCTTCCAGTCTCCCGCTGTGCTGGTGTGCATGTCTCTCACCATGGTGTGGGCCAGCGTGGGCTGCCTGTGTCTGTTCAGGTTCTGCAACGCAGCAACGGTCTATAAGATATGCGCTTGGCTGCAGCTCACAGCAG GCTTCTGTTTGGCCCTGGCGTGTGTGTTGTTCCCAGACTCCTGGGCGTGTGCTGAGATGCGGGCGCTGTGCGGGGAGCGTGTGAGTAGTTTCTCCCCAGGGAACTGCTCCGTGCACTGGGCGTACATACTGGCCATGTTGGGGGTCCTGGATGCCGGCATACTGTCCATGCTGGCTTTTGTATTAGGGAATCGCCAAGATGCCCTGCTGCCAGAAGATGCCAAGGATGGTGATG TGACTGGCTTGTTACTGGCAGCATAA